A single region of the Streptomyces virginiae genome encodes:
- a CDS encoding MFS transporter, with the protein MSTETSKTSPERENGPVQEERNDVAHDAPSSPADRRRWLALAIVMTAAFMDLVDVTIVNIAIRTMREDFGASTSAIQWITAGYALAFAAGLITGGRLGDIYGRKRVFLIGIAGFTVASLLCGIAANPDILVVARLLQGGMAALMVPQVLAIIHVTFPPQERGKVFGMFGAIVGLAAVSGPLLGALLIEWDLFGLGWRPIFLINLPVGIMGVILGRKFIAESKAPKALRLDLVGVVLATLALVLLIFPLTHGHENDWPTWGFVCMGAAPFVFAAFIAYEKFKIKKDGSPLVELSLFKVKSFAGGIAVQLTFGIATGIFFLVWTMYMQMGLGWSVLRAGLTGIPFSIAVSVAAGLSVEKLVPRFGRKVLQAGALVMAAGVLLYIWESQHYGMEIASWQMAAPLMVMGVGMGLIVAPLNDTVLSEVPREHAGSASGLINTTGQMGNALGLALTSVVFFGLIDDDMVFGPSYVEAFRGALWWIVAVMVVIFAVMFVLPRRALPMEEREGAAEHAGRTPEKVPVA; encoded by the coding sequence ATGAGCACCGAGACGTCCAAGACATCGCCCGAAAGAGAGAACGGGCCCGTACAAGAAGAGCGGAACGACGTAGCCCACGACGCACCCAGCTCGCCCGCCGACCGCCGCCGCTGGCTGGCGCTCGCCATCGTGATGACCGCGGCCTTCATGGACCTGGTCGACGTCACGATCGTCAACATAGCCATCCGCACCATGCGTGAGGACTTCGGCGCCTCCACCAGCGCGATCCAGTGGATCACCGCGGGCTATGCCCTCGCCTTCGCCGCAGGCCTGATCACCGGCGGCCGTCTCGGTGACATCTACGGCCGCAAGCGCGTCTTCCTCATCGGCATCGCCGGGTTCACCGTGGCCTCGCTGCTCTGCGGCATCGCCGCGAACCCGGACATCCTCGTCGTGGCCCGCCTCCTCCAGGGCGGTATGGCCGCTCTGATGGTGCCGCAGGTCCTGGCGATCATCCACGTCACCTTCCCGCCGCAGGAGCGCGGCAAGGTCTTCGGCATGTTCGGCGCGATCGTGGGCCTCGCCGCCGTCTCGGGTCCGCTGCTCGGCGCGCTGCTCATCGAGTGGGACCTCTTCGGTCTCGGCTGGCGCCCGATCTTCCTGATCAACCTGCCCGTCGGCATCATGGGCGTGATCCTGGGCCGCAAGTTCATCGCCGAGTCCAAGGCCCCCAAGGCGCTGCGGCTGGACCTGGTCGGCGTCGTCCTCGCCACCCTCGCCCTGGTCCTGCTGATCTTCCCGCTGACCCACGGCCACGAGAACGACTGGCCGACGTGGGGCTTCGTCTGCATGGGCGCGGCGCCGTTCGTCTTCGCCGCCTTCATCGCCTACGAGAAGTTCAAGATCAAGAAGGATGGTTCCCCGCTCGTCGAACTCTCCCTCTTCAAGGTCAAGAGCTTCGCCGGTGGTATCGCCGTCCAGCTGACCTTCGGCATCGCGACCGGCATCTTCTTCCTGGTCTGGACGATGTACATGCAGATGGGTCTCGGCTGGAGCGTGCTGCGCGCGGGTCTGACCGGCATCCCGTTCTCCATCGCGGTCTCGGTCGCCGCCGGCCTCTCGGTCGAGAAGCTCGTCCCCCGCTTCGGCCGCAAGGTGCTCCAGGCCGGCGCGCTGGTCATGGCCGCCGGTGTGCTCCTCTACATCTGGGAGTCGCAGCACTACGGGATGGAGATCGCCTCCTGGCAGATGGCCGCCCCGCTGATGGTCATGGGCGTCGGCATGGGCCTGATCGTGGCCCCGCTGAACGACACCGTGCTCTCCGAGGTGCCGCGCGAGCACGCCGGATCCGCCTCGGGTCTGATCAACACCACCGGGCAGATGGGCAACGCGCTGGGTCTGGCGCTGACCTCCGTCGTCTTCTTCGGGTTGATCGACGACGACATGGTCTTCGGCCCGTCGTACGTGGAGGCCTTCCGCGGCGCGCTGTGGTGGATCGTGGCCGTCATGGTCGTGATCTTCGCGGTGATGTTCGTACTGCCGCGCAGGGCCCTTCCGATGGAGGAGCGCGAGGGTGCCGCCGAGCACGCGGGCCGCACCCCCGAGAAGGTCCCGGTCGCCTGA
- a CDS encoding helix-turn-helix transcriptional regulator, whose protein sequence is MTDTPGRLLSLLSLLQTPREWPGSELAQRLHVSPRTIRRDIERLRDLGYPVEATLGSEGGYRLVAGAAMPPLLLDDEEAVAIAVGLRAGAGHAIEGVEEASVRALAKLEQVLPSRLRHRVSALQSATIALSRGDGASVDPRTLTTMAAAVAGPERLRFAYRARDGAESRRLVEPYRLVSTGSRWYLVAYDLEREDWRTFRVDRVDEAFATGARFARRDLPMEAEEFVRRGLRGGEKQPYRVEVDFAADPAELPAWLRAAALPGDGTRTSVSFESADAPEWTVARLALTGLAFTVREPAALRDAAGALAARLTSATGAP, encoded by the coding sequence ATGACCGACACACCCGGACGACTGCTGTCCCTGCTGTCCCTCCTGCAGACCCCGCGGGAATGGCCGGGGAGCGAGCTGGCACAGCGGCTGCACGTGAGCCCCCGAACCATCCGGCGCGACATCGAGCGGCTACGGGACCTCGGCTACCCGGTGGAGGCCACCTTGGGCTCCGAGGGCGGATACCGGCTGGTGGCGGGGGCGGCGATGCCCCCGCTGCTGCTGGACGACGAGGAGGCGGTGGCGATCGCGGTGGGCCTGCGGGCGGGGGCCGGCCATGCGATCGAGGGGGTCGAGGAGGCCTCCGTACGGGCCCTGGCGAAGCTGGAGCAGGTCCTGCCGTCGCGGCTGCGGCACCGGGTGAGCGCGCTCCAGTCGGCGACGATCGCGCTGTCCCGCGGCGACGGGGCGAGCGTCGACCCGCGGACGCTGACCACGATGGCGGCGGCGGTGGCGGGGCCGGAGCGGCTGCGGTTCGCGTACCGGGCGCGCGACGGGGCCGAGTCGCGGCGGCTGGTGGAGCCGTACCGGCTGGTGAGCACCGGGAGCCGGTGGTACCTGGTCGCCTACGACCTGGAGCGGGAGGACTGGCGGACCTTCCGGGTGGACCGGGTCGACGAGGCCTTCGCGACGGGGGCCCGGTTCGCGCGGCGGGACCTGCCGATGGAGGCGGAGGAGTTCGTCCGGCGGGGGCTGCGGGGCGGGGAGAAGCAGCCGTACCGGGTGGAGGTCGACTTCGCGGCGGACCCCGCGGAGCTGCCGGCCTGGCTACGGGCCGCGGCCCTGCCGGGGGACGGGACACGGACCTCGGTGAGCTTCGAGAGCGCGGACGCACCGGAGTGGACGGTCGCCCGGCTGGCCCTGACGGGGCTGGCGTTCACCGTGCGGGAGCCTGCGGCACTTCGGGACGCGGCCGGTGCGCTGGCCGCGCGGCTCACGTCGGCGACGGGCGCACCGTAG
- a CDS encoding sigma-70 family RNA polymerase sigma factor, whose translation MATRAVARRQSTSSARAVGGEIADRDLVGMYLDEIARTPLLDAAKEVELSQIIEAGVYAQQILDGAIERDGDTPAREELEALAAEGERAKEVFIRSNLRLVVAVARRYPRSGLPLLDLIQEGNAGLVRAVEKFDYAKGFKFSTYATWWIRQAITRSIADQSRTIRLPVHLVEELGRIRRVQREFNRENGREPEHAEIAAELDSTEKRVGDVLDWARDPVSLNMSVDDDGDTQFGDLLEDTSAISPEQSVLSLLRSEELEDLLGKLDQRTASIIKMRYGIDDGRERTLTEVGKQHGLTRERIRQIEKHALLELKRMARDTGFDAVA comes from the coding sequence ATGGCAACCCGCGCCGTCGCCCGTCGTCAGTCCACGAGCAGCGCCCGCGCTGTGGGCGGGGAGATCGCAGACCGCGACCTGGTCGGCATGTACCTGGACGAGATCGCGCGCACCCCGCTGCTCGACGCCGCCAAAGAGGTGGAGCTCTCCCAGATCATCGAGGCGGGCGTCTACGCCCAGCAGATCCTCGACGGCGCGATAGAACGCGACGGGGACACCCCGGCCCGCGAGGAGCTGGAGGCGCTGGCCGCCGAGGGCGAGCGGGCCAAGGAAGTCTTCATCCGCTCGAACCTCCGCCTCGTCGTGGCCGTCGCCCGCCGCTATCCGCGCAGCGGCCTGCCCCTCCTCGACCTGATCCAGGAGGGTAACGCGGGCCTGGTCCGTGCCGTCGAGAAGTTCGACTACGCCAAGGGCTTCAAGTTCTCCACGTACGCCACGTGGTGGATCCGGCAGGCGATCACCCGGTCCATCGCGGACCAGTCCCGCACCATCCGCCTCCCCGTCCACCTCGTCGAGGAGCTCGGCCGGATCCGCCGCGTCCAGCGTGAGTTCAACCGCGAGAACGGCCGCGAGCCGGAGCACGCCGAGATCGCCGCCGAGCTGGACTCGACGGAGAAGCGCGTCGGTGACGTGCTGGACTGGGCCCGCGACCCGGTCAGCCTCAACATGTCGGTCGACGACGACGGCGACACGCAGTTCGGTGACCTCCTGGAGGACACCTCGGCGATCTCGCCCGAGCAGTCCGTGCTCTCCCTGCTGCGCAGCGAGGAGCTGGAGGACCTGCTGGGCAAGCTCGACCAGCGCACGGCGTCGATCATCAAGATGCGGTACGGCATCGACGACGGCCGCGAGCGGACCCTGACGGAGGTCGGCAAGCAGCACGGCCTGACCCGTGAGCGGATCCGCCAGATCGAGAAGCACGCGCTGCTGGAACTGAAGCGGATGGCGCGCGACACCGGCTTCGACGCCGTGGCCTAG
- a CDS encoding dioxygenase family protein encodes MPALYLSHGAPPLADDPIWPGELAAWSADLPRPRAILMVSAHWEEAPLALGATERVPLVYDFWGFPEHYYRVRYDAPGAPELAASVRKLLRAPGTPVQDIPDRGLDHGAYVPLVEMYPEADIPVLQISLPTLDPAGLMDIGRKLAPLRDEGVLIVGSGFFTHNLAALRHTGPGVPGWSAEFDAWGAEALAAADVDALLDFEHKSPAGRLAHPRTEHFAPLFVALGAAESDLTAARTPVDGFWMGLSKRSLQFGQALSAK; translated from the coding sequence ATACCGGCCCTGTACCTGAGCCACGGCGCACCCCCGCTGGCCGACGACCCGATCTGGCCCGGCGAGCTCGCCGCCTGGTCCGCCGACCTGCCGCGCCCCCGGGCGATCCTCATGGTCTCCGCCCACTGGGAGGAGGCCCCGCTCGCCCTCGGTGCCACGGAGCGCGTCCCGCTCGTGTACGACTTCTGGGGCTTCCCCGAGCACTACTACCGGGTCCGCTACGACGCCCCCGGCGCCCCGGAGCTGGCCGCCTCGGTCCGCAAGCTGCTGCGGGCCCCCGGCACCCCCGTCCAGGACATCCCCGACCGCGGCCTGGACCACGGCGCGTACGTCCCCCTGGTGGAGATGTACCCGGAGGCCGACATCCCGGTCCTCCAGATCTCCCTGCCCACGCTGGACCCGGCCGGCCTGATGGACATCGGCCGCAAGCTCGCCCCGCTGCGCGACGAGGGCGTGCTGATCGTGGGCAGCGGCTTCTTCACCCACAACCTGGCGGCGCTGCGCCACACGGGCCCGGGCGTCCCCGGCTGGTCGGCGGAGTTCGACGCGTGGGGCGCCGAGGCCCTGGCCGCGGCCGACGTGGACGCCCTGCTGGACTTCGAGCACAAGTCCCCGGCGGGCCGCCTGGCCCACCCCCGTACGGAACACTTCGCCCCGCTCTTCGTCGCCCTCGGCGCGGCCGAATCCGACCTGACCGCCGCCCGCACCCCGGTGGACGGCTTCTGGATGGGCCTCTCGAAGCGCTCCCTCCAGTTCGGCCAGGCCTTGTCCGCGAAGTAA
- a CDS encoding MFS transporter — MSKTAASLAPAADPSRWKALVFIALAQLMVVLDATIVNIALPSAQTDLGISDGNRQWVITAYALAFGGLLLFGGRIADKWGRKNAFVVGLVGFALASALGGAANGEAMMLGARALQGAFGALLAPAALSLLAVMFTDAKERAKAFGIYGAIAGGGGAVGLILGGFLTEYLNWRWTFFVNIPFAIVAAVGAWMVIREPAGSRNRAPLDIPGVILSTTGLVALVYGFTRAESAGWSDALTVTMFVSSALLLAAFVLVESKVKSPLLPLRVLLERNRGGVYLSLGLAVISMFGLFLFLTYYLQVVKGFSPVKTGFAFLPMIAGMITGSTQIGARLMTRVPPRLLMGPGFMVAGLGMLLLTQLEVGSSYPALILPAQLLLGLGMGTAFMPAMSLATHGVNPADAGVASAMVNTSQQVGGAIGTALLNTIAASATTAYLTDHAAEAAAGGPAAQLIQAQAMVEGYASAIWWAVGILVASSVIALTLINTGRPGAGGPVASGSGEEAELKVPVIVH, encoded by the coding sequence ATGTCAAAAACAGCCGCGAGCCTCGCGCCGGCTGCCGATCCCAGCCGCTGGAAGGCACTCGTCTTCATAGCCCTGGCCCAGCTGATGGTCGTTCTCGACGCGACCATCGTGAACATCGCCCTGCCCTCCGCGCAGACCGACCTCGGCATCTCGGACGGCAACCGTCAGTGGGTCATCACCGCGTACGCGCTGGCCTTCGGCGGACTGCTCCTCTTCGGTGGTCGCATCGCCGACAAGTGGGGCCGTAAGAACGCCTTCGTCGTCGGTCTCGTCGGCTTCGCCCTGGCCTCCGCGCTCGGCGGCGCCGCGAACGGCGAGGCCATGATGCTCGGCGCCCGCGCGCTGCAGGGTGCCTTCGGCGCGCTGCTCGCACCGGCGGCCCTGTCGCTGCTCGCCGTCATGTTCACCGACGCCAAGGAGCGGGCCAAGGCCTTCGGCATCTACGGAGCCATCGCGGGCGGCGGCGGCGCCGTCGGCCTGATCCTCGGTGGCTTCCTGACCGAGTACCTGAACTGGCGCTGGACCTTCTTCGTCAACATCCCCTTCGCGATCGTCGCGGCCGTGGGTGCTTGGATGGTCATCCGTGAGCCCGCCGGGTCCCGAAACCGCGCGCCCCTCGACATCCCGGGCGTGATCCTTTCCACCACCGGTCTCGTCGCCCTCGTGTACGGCTTCACCCGCGCCGAGTCCGCCGGCTGGTCGGACGCCCTGACGGTCACGATGTTCGTCTCCTCGGCGCTGCTGCTGGCCGCCTTCGTCCTCGTCGAGTCCAAGGTGAAGTCCCCGCTGCTGCCGCTGCGCGTCCTGCTGGAGCGCAACCGCGGCGGTGTATACCTCTCGCTCGGCCTCGCCGTCATCTCGATGTTCGGCCTGTTCCTCTTCCTCACCTACTACCTGCAGGTCGTGAAGGGCTTCTCGCCCGTCAAGACCGGCTTCGCCTTCCTGCCGATGATCGCGGGCATGATCACGGGCTCCACCCAGATCGGCGCCCGCCTGATGACCCGCGTCCCGCCGCGCCTGCTGATGGGCCCGGGCTTCATGGTCGCCGGCCTCGGCATGCTGCTGCTCACCCAGCTGGAGGTCGGGTCCTCGTACCCGGCGCTGATCCTGCCGGCGCAGCTGCTGCTCGGCCTCGGCATGGGTACGGCGTTCATGCCGGCGATGTCCCTGGCCACGCACGGGGTGAACCCGGCCGACGCCGGTGTCGCCTCCGCCATGGTCAACACCTCGCAGCAGGTCGGCGGCGCCATCGGCACCGCGCTGCTGAACACCATCGCCGCCTCGGCGACCACCGCCTACCTGACCGACCACGCGGCCGAGGCCGCGGCGGGCGGCCCGGCGGCGCAGCTGATCCAGGCGCAGGCCATGGTCGAGGGCTACGCGTCCGCCATCTGGTGGGCGGTCGGCATCCTGGTCGCCAGCTCGGTCATCGCGCTGACGCTGATCAACACCGGCCGTCCGGGTGCGGGCGGCCCGGTGGCCTCCGGTTCCGGCGAGGAGGCCGAGCTCAAGGTCCCGGTGATCGTCCACTGA
- a CDS encoding TetR/AcrR family transcriptional regulator, translating to MKSSTSTAPAPRLTPDLAQAQGSAQGQAQGSAAGVPRPRADAVRNRERILAAAREAFVESGSGAPFDEVARRAGIGNATLYRHFPDRPTLVHHVVLFTMGRVTASAEASLAEESDAFAALCRFTHAAADERIGALCPMLADGFDGEHPELLAARTALEEAVVTLLTAGQDAGLVRTDIGVGDLMVALSQLSRPLPGTACLDTDRFAHRHLQLFLDGLRAPARSELPGSATTLDDLRQKTM from the coding sequence ATGAAGAGCTCCACCAGCACCGCCCCGGCGCCCCGGCTCACCCCGGACCTGGCGCAGGCGCAAGGGTCGGCGCAAGGGCAGGCGCAGGGGTCCGCGGCCGGTGTTCCGCGTCCGCGCGCCGACGCCGTCCGCAACCGCGAGCGGATCCTGGCGGCGGCCCGCGAGGCCTTCGTCGAATCCGGCTCCGGGGCTCCCTTCGACGAGGTGGCCCGCCGGGCCGGCATCGGCAACGCCACGCTCTACCGGCACTTCCCCGACCGCCCCACCCTCGTCCACCACGTCGTGCTCTTCACGATGGGCCGGGTGACGGCCTCGGCCGAGGCCTCCCTCGCCGAGGAGTCCGACGCCTTCGCCGCCCTGTGCCGGTTCACACACGCCGCCGCGGACGAGCGGATCGGCGCCCTGTGTCCGATGCTCGCCGACGGGTTCGACGGCGAGCACCCCGAACTGCTCGCGGCGCGCACCGCGTTGGAGGAGGCCGTCGTCACCCTGTTGACCGCGGGCCAGGACGCCGGGCTGGTCCGCACCGACATCGGGGTCGGCGACCTGATGGTCGCGCTGTCCCAGCTCAGCCGCCCGCTCCCGGGCACGGCGTGCCTCGACACCGACCGCTTCGCCCACCGCCATCTGCAGCTCTTCCTCGACGGGTTGCGGGCCCCGGCCCGCTCCGAACTCCCCGGTTCGGCAACGACCTTGGACGACCTGCGGCAGAAAACCATGTGA
- a CDS encoding M6 family metalloprotease domain-containing protein: protein MSQTRHRIRRPRRTSAYIGLTALALGVTATASTGISGRGNSAAGAVATTVESALAPCRIAGTMGVQMSEGMPTPPGYSRSTGEIRALNLMIDFPDAKGEGTAADRMAEFFPQTAEWFRVSSYGRLAYRAEAPIKGWLRMPMPFAAYGIERGSAYEPGYRQLVEHIAKAADPEVDFTRYDLINILVTPNAGPSALDTVLSVTFSGNGEAPVADGVPLANTSFVYSRQDDGSGTYQETGYRVLPHENGHVFGLPDLYTADGGSTVGHWDIMSEDWGANNDLMGWHKWKLGWLDSTQISCAAKSGTSDHTLSPLGIRGGTKLAFIPLSESAGYAVEVRTRAGNDEAVCKPGVLIYKVDSDVDTGHGPITVSDSASTSGGCTRRPNVHAELSDAPFRPGETFTDEKAGISVSVVGELRNGSYQVRIIRP, encoded by the coding sequence ATGTCGCAGACCCGCCACCGGATACGCAGACCACGTCGCACCAGCGCGTACATCGGCCTGACCGCGCTGGCCCTCGGCGTCACGGCAACGGCGAGCACGGGCATATCCGGTCGCGGCAACTCGGCGGCCGGAGCGGTGGCCACGACCGTCGAATCGGCTCTCGCGCCCTGCCGGATCGCGGGGACCATGGGTGTGCAGATGTCCGAGGGCATGCCGACCCCGCCCGGCTACTCGCGCTCCACCGGCGAGATCCGGGCCCTGAACCTGATGATCGACTTCCCTGACGCCAAGGGCGAGGGCACGGCGGCGGACCGGATGGCGGAGTTCTTCCCCCAGACGGCCGAATGGTTCCGCGTCAGTTCCTACGGCCGGCTGGCCTACCGGGCCGAAGCGCCGATAAAGGGCTGGCTGCGGATGCCGATGCCCTTCGCGGCGTACGGGATCGAGCGCGGGTCCGCGTACGAGCCGGGCTACCGGCAGCTCGTCGAGCACATAGCGAAGGCCGCCGACCCCGAGGTGGACTTCACCCGGTACGACCTGATCAACATCCTGGTCACGCCGAATGCCGGGCCGTCCGCCCTGGACACCGTCCTGTCGGTGACCTTCTCGGGCAACGGCGAGGCTCCGGTCGCCGACGGCGTGCCGCTGGCCAACACGTCCTTCGTCTACAGCCGGCAGGACGACGGCTCCGGCACCTACCAGGAGACCGGCTACCGGGTGCTCCCGCACGAGAACGGGCACGTCTTCGGGCTGCCCGACCTCTACACCGCGGACGGCGGGAGCACGGTCGGGCACTGGGACATCATGAGCGAGGACTGGGGTGCCAACAACGACCTGATGGGCTGGCACAAGTGGAAGCTGGGCTGGCTGGACAGTACGCAGATCAGCTGCGCGGCCAAGTCGGGCACCAGCGACCACACCCTGTCCCCGCTGGGGATACGGGGCGGCACCAAGCTGGCCTTCATCCCGCTGTCGGAGAGCGCCGGGTACGCGGTGGAGGTGCGGACCCGGGCCGGGAACGACGAGGCCGTCTGCAAGCCGGGCGTCCTGATCTACAAGGTGGACTCCGACGTGGACACCGGGCACGGCCCGATCACCGTGTCGGACAGCGCGAGCACGAGCGGCGGCTGCACCCGGCGGCCCAATGTGCACGCGGAGCTCTCGGACGCGCCGTTCCGGCCGGGCGAGACCTTCACCGACGAGAAGGCGGGCATCAGCGTGTCCGTCGTGGGTGAACTGCGCAACGGCAGTTACCAGGTCCGCATCATCCGGCCGTGA
- a CDS encoding thioesterase II family protein: protein MTGADGSTTRNSPRVPWWPLLREATTAPRARLLVFPHSGAGPNTLFPLVRPLPDDVEVLGLSLPGRERRFDEPPGCRLDQVLDSVADEVLGLDPLPTVVFGHSLGALLATRAARLLGPYCRAAVVSGQAPGRTPRRAHGTSTDEDVVRLLREGGGTPQWVLDDPEMLAHVTRVLRADIELSRESATGFEDVRLDVPLHVLGGTADPLIPHEPLDGWADHTTGACQVLRFEGDHFFLLAEAHRPTVVDVLHRALTDG, encoded by the coding sequence GTGACCGGCGCCGACGGATCGACGACGCGGAATTCCCCGCGCGTGCCGTGGTGGCCGCTGCTGCGGGAGGCGACGACCGCTCCCCGGGCGCGGCTGCTGGTGTTCCCGCATTCCGGGGCCGGCCCCAACACGCTGTTCCCCCTGGTCCGCCCGCTGCCCGACGATGTGGAGGTGCTCGGACTCTCGCTGCCCGGGCGGGAGCGCCGGTTCGACGAGCCCCCGGGCTGCCGGCTCGACCAGGTACTGGACTCCGTGGCCGACGAGGTGCTCGGCCTGGACCCGCTGCCCACGGTGGTCTTCGGACACAGCCTCGGCGCGCTCCTCGCCACCCGCGCGGCGCGCCTGCTCGGCCCGTACTGCCGGGCTGCCGTCGTCAGCGGGCAGGCCCCCGGCCGGACCCCGCGCCGGGCCCACGGCACCAGCACCGACGAGGACGTCGTCCGGCTGCTGAGGGAGGGCGGCGGCACCCCGCAGTGGGTGCTGGACGATCCGGAGATGCTGGCGCACGTGACGCGCGTCCTGCGGGCGGACATCGAACTCAGCCGGGAATCCGCGACGGGGTTCGAGGACGTACGGCTCGACGTGCCCCTGCACGTGCTGGGCGGCACGGCGGACCCCCTGATCCCGCACGAACCGCTCGACGGTTGGGCCGACCACACGACCGGGGCGTGCCAGGTGCTCCGCTTCGAAGGCGACCATTTCTTCCTGCTGGCCGAGGCGCACCGCCCCACGGTCGTGGACGTGCTGCACCGGGCACTCACGGACGGCTGA